The DNA segment CTAATCTTGATAATATGGCAATGTTTAACGTCTCAGGTTCTGGTATGCAAGGAATGGTGGGAATGGCTGCACGTATTTTTTCTGTGATGTCTAGTGCAGGGATTTCTATTATTTTAATCACTCAATCCTCTTCAGAATACAGTATTAGTTTTTGTGTGGCGGATAAATATGCAAATAACGCCTTATCAGCATTAGAAAGTGAATTTGAACAAGAGCTATCTCAACAGTTACTCGATCCTATTGAGGTAATGCAAAATCTATCTATTGTGTCAGTCGTTGGAGATGGAATGCAGTCCGTCAAAGGATTAGCTGCTCGCTTTTTCTCTGCACTTGCTCAAGTAAATATCAATATTATTGCTATTGCTCAAGGTTCATCAGAACGTTCTATTTCTGCGGTTGTACCAATGAATAAAGCCGTTGAAGCGGTAAAAGCTACGCATCAAATTCTGTTTAGCAATAAAAAAGTGATTAACCTTTGCTTATTTGGTGTAGGGGGAGTAGGAGCAAATTTAATTGAACAAATTAAAAATCAGCAAAGTTACCTTGCGAATAAAGATATTGAAATTAATCTCTGTATGTTGGCAAATTCAAGCAAAGCCATTTTTAATAAAGATGGTGTGGCGCTGACAAATTGGCAATCACAACTTGCTAATGCGACACAATCATCAGATTTTGATACCTTATTAGCTTTTGTGAAACAACACCATATTGTTAATCCCGTCTTTGTGGATTGTACCACTTCGCAAGTGGTGGCTAATCTCTATGCAAAAGCATTAAAAGAGGGCTTTCACGTGGTGACACCAAATAAAAAAGCCAATACATCAGATTATGCGTACTATCAACAATTACGTGAAAATGCACGTCGCAGCCATCATAAATTTTTGTATGAAACGAATGTGGGTGCAGGGTTGCCCGTAATTGAGAACTTACAACATTTACTTGCAGCAGGTGATGAAGTACAACGTTTTGAGGGTATTTTGTCAGGCTCACTCTCTTTTATTTTTGGTTTACTTGAAGAAGGTTTAACCCTTTCGCAAGCAACGGTATTGGCAAAACAAAAAGGATTTACAGAACCTGATCCTCGTGATGATTTGTCGGGTGAGGATGTTGCACGTAAATTATTAATTTTAGCACGTGAAATTGGCTTACCTTTAGAACTGGCAGATATTGAAGTAGAGGGTGTGCTACCACAAGGTTTTGCACAAGGAAAATCAACGCCAGAGTTTTTACAATTATTACCCGAACTTGATCAAAAATTTGCAAAAAATGTTGAACAAGCCACCGCTTGTAATAAAGTATTGCGTTATGTTGGATCAATAGATAACGGTAAATGTAAAGTGTCAATCAAAGCAGTAGATAGTGATGATCCACTATTTAAAGTGAAAAATGGTGAGAATGCACTGGCATTTTATACCCACTATTATTCTCCAATTCCATTGTTATTACGTGGCTATGGAGCGGGTAATGATGTCACCGCAGCAGGTATTTTTGCCGATATTTTACGTACATTAAGATAAGGAGCAAAGCAATGGCATTACGAATTTATGCACCTGCAACCAGTGCAAATATCAGTGTAGGATTTGATTTATTAGGTGCTGCCGTTTCTCCAATAGATGGTTCATTACTTGGAGATATGGTCGAAATTGATGATTGTCACACTCTCTTTGAATTTGAAAGTGTTGGGCGATTTGTTAAAAAATTACCTAAAGAGCGAGAAAAAAATATTGTCTATCAAGCCTATGTTTTATTTAGTGAAAGGTTAAAATTACGAGGTGGAAAGGTTAAAAAACTACGTTTAACCTTAGAAAAAAATATGCCAATTGGTTCAGGATTAGGGTCGAGTGCCTGTTCTATTGTTGCGGCATTAGTGGCGCTTAACCAATTTCATCACAATCCATTTACTGAAATGGAATTATTGGAAATGATGGGGCAGTTAGAAGGACGAATTTCAGGCAGTATTCATTATGATAATGTTGCACCTTGTTATTTAGGTGGTTTACAGCTAATGGTTGACGGACAAGGGAGTATTTGTCAATCTTTACCTTTTTTTGAAAATTGGTATTGGATACTCGCTTATCCCGGAATAAAGGTTTCTACGGCGAAAGCACGAGCCATTTTACCAGAAAATTATTCACGTCAAGATATCGTCGCTCAAGCTCGTTATTTAGGGAGCTTTATCCACGCTTGCCATACTAAACAGGAGGCTTTAGCCACAGAAATGATGCGAGATGTGATTGCTGAGCCTTACCGTGAGCAACTATTACCAAACTTTGCTACCATACGCCAACAATCTAAAGATCTCGGCGCATTGGCTGTGGGTATCTCAGGCTCTGGTCCTACGATGTATGCAATTGCTTCAAGCCTTGAAGATGCTTATAGATTATCCAGTTACCTTGAAAATAACTATTTACAAAATGATTCGGGTTTTGTACATATTTGTAAGGTTGATAGCGAGGGAGCGAGAGCGTTAGGGTAATCAATACAAAGGGATGAAAAATAAATCCGATTTATAGGGGAGACTGCCCTATAAATCGGATTTGCTTTGATGAAAGTTATTACTAACTTACTTTAATTTTACTTAACTTAATTATAAAATACCTAAAAAGGATAATAGAATAGAAAGCCCAAATGTAATGGCAATCAACATAATAGGATTAAAACGTTTTTTAGTAAGCAGATAATACATACTTAATACATAGCCTAATCCTAAAATATTTGGAAAAATCTTATCAAAAAAGTCTGTTTGAACAGAAACGGTTTTTTGAGCATTGACCACTATCTCACTGATAACATTAATATGGACATAGGACGCAATTAAACCACCGATTACAGTGACCCCTAAAATAGTTGCCCCTTTTGCGATAATATCGGACTCTTTCTTAATGCGTTCAACAGCATTTATTCCTAAATTATACCCAAGATGGGTTAAAGGAATGCGTAATAGCCAAATGGCAAGGTAAACCGCAAAAAATAAAATGGGTCCAAGTACGCTACCTGACATTGCCAAAGAAGCACATACCCCTGCCATAATTGGTAACAAGGTGAACCAAAATATCGCATCACCAATCCCTGCTAAAGGAGCAAATAATGCCAGTTTCAGCCCTTTGATTGTGGCTCTTTTTTCTTTTGCTTCTTCTAATGAAACCAGCAAGCCCATTAAAAAGCCAACAAGGTTTGGATGGGTATTGATAAATTCCAAATTATCATTCATTGCATCAGAAAGATCTTTTTTATCTTTATGAATTTTCTTTAACAAAGGTAATTGTGAGTATAGAAAACCACAAGATTGCATTCTTTCATAGTTAAAACTTGCTTGCAAAAATGATGAACGAATAGCAAGTTTGGTAATATCTGATTTGGTAATAACTTTATTAGATTCCATCTTCTTCGTCCTCCACTTTTCGTGTGATTGTACTAATACTGGATAATATCTGACTACGCTCTTTACCAATGTTATACATTAACATTGCAAGAGCAAACCCTACTGCTGCTACTGGAAGTAAGTTTGAGAAGGTTAAGAAACTCGCCATTACAAATCCAATAATGAGGTAAGGAACATATTCCAGTTTGAGTAATACTTTTAATAACATACCAAAACCAACTGCTGGTAAAATTCCTCCTGTTACTTCAAATCCGTGAGTAAGCCATTGAGGTAAACTATTCACAAACACTTTCATTGGTTCTTGAGCAATATAAACACATAAGAACACAACAATGGCATAAATACATCCAATAATTGCAGTAGTGGTTATATTTATTTTTGCAATACTTTGTACATCTGCGTTATCAGCCGCTTCATCAGCTTTAACCATAAAAATAGTAAATGCCGAGTAGCAGAATAAAATGATATATTGCATTAAAAAGCTAAATGGTAAAGCCAAAGCCATAGAAGCCTGTGGGGTTGATCCTGTGGTATAAGCGAGTACCGTTCCCATTACACCTGCCAAAATAGGATTTGGTGGTTGCACACCTCCTGCTGGTGTTAAACCTGCAAAAGCAAGTTCAGTTAAACCACCAACCATTAAACCTGTTTGTAAATCACCTAAAATGGCACCTGTTAAAGTGGCAACGATAATTGGTCTAAAAATAAAAAGTGCCTCAAACCAAAAATCAATACCAACAATTAAAGCCATTATGGCAATTCCAATTCCTTGTAACAAAGTAATTTCCATAATTTTCTCCTTAATCTGATGAGTTAAAATTATTTAATAAATTCCTTACTATCTCCGGGAACGTCCTGTATATACAGCTCAACGCCATAGTCTCGGATTTTGTGTAAATAATCTAAGTCTGTTTCATCAACATAGACTTTTTTACTTAATTGAGTTTTGCCTTTTGAAAAGTGCATATTACCAATATTCACCTCTTCAATCGGTACACCTCCTTCAATCAACTTCCAAGCAACCTCTGGAGTTGGAACAACAATAAAAATTTTCTGTCGATCTGAAGCTTTATGAATAACGTTAATCATTTTTTCAATACTGAAAAAACGCACACCAGCCCCTGAGGTTTGCAAAACACTTGCCATAAGTTGCTGTTGAAGTGGATCTTCTGCGACATCATCATCAACGACCACAACAAGATTAGATTGAAGGGTCATTACCCAAGTCATTCCAACTTGTCCGTGAATTAAACGATTGTCTATACGAGTGAGTAAGATAGGCATAGTCTCTCCCTATTTGATTATGTAAAGCATAAATAAAAAGATTGACTTATTGTAGATCGAAATTGTTAAATTACAATTATTAATTATTAATTATTAATTATTAATTATTAATTATTAATTATTAATTATTAATTATTAATTATTAATTATTAATTATTAGATCAAGATCACATTTTTTATTAAAAATACCACAGAAAATAACAATAAAATTTTATTTTTTGATATTTTTTGCACTTTCAATCTCAAAAACCACCACTTTATGAGAGTTTTTACTATCGATTTTCCAACGGATATTACACTCAGCCAGTAACATTCCATATACTCGATCAGTCAGTTTACCTTGTTGATAAGCTGGACGAGGATCTTGTGCGATAACGTCTCGGATAAATGCAATGGGATCATCAATTTGATATTTTGCAAATTTTTGACAAGATGTAACCGCTTGTTTCACCTCTTGCGTAAAGGTAACGGTTAATTTTGGAGTAGGTTTATGTTGTGCAAAACCAGATTTGGCATTGACTTCGCTATCAGCATAGGCGAGATAGGGTTTAATATCTAAAATTGGTGTGCCGTCAACTAAATCCACACTGCCTAAATAAAGCAACACGTCTCCATTTTTATAGTCGATTTTTTCTAATTTCACTTTTGATAAACCAATGGGATTGGGGCGATGTGTAGAGCGACTTGCAAATACACCCACTCGTTGATTACCCCCTAAACGAGGAGGTCGCACTGTGGTTTGTACTTTACCTTGTGGAATATGATGAAATTGAAATAATAACCATAAATGGCTAAATTCACTGAGTCCTCGAACACTCTCTTCTGTATTGTAAGGAGGGAGTAAACGCAATATCCCTTTACCCTCAGCCACTAAATTAGGTTGGCGTGGTACAGAAAATTTTTCACCGTAAGGCGTATGAATAATTCCCACGGGATAGCACGTAATTGGTTGAAGTTCCATCATATCGTCAATTTCCTTTAAAAAATTAAAAAATAATATGTCATTTTATAATAAAATAGCTCATTATAAGGAAACTAAATCATAAATAAAATTTTAACCTACAATGACGATGAATAAACTCTCTACACTTTCTATTTGGATTAGCACCGCACGTCCAAAAACCTTGCCTTTAGCTTTAGCCTCTATTTTAGTTGGCTCAGCATTAGCGTCATCGGTTGGTGCATTTAATGGTATTACCACTTTTTTAGCTTTTTTAACCACCCTGTTATTGCAAATTCTCTCTAACTTTGCAAATGATTATGGTGATCATATTCAAGGCTCTGACACCGCTGAGCGTATAGGGCCATTAAGAGCTATTCAACAAGGTGAAATTACCAAAGAGCAACTGAAAAAAGCGATTTATATACTAATAGGGCTTTCTTTACTTAGCGGTTTAACATTAATTATTTATGCTTATCAGTCGTGGCAGGATCTGGTTGTTTTTGGTGTATTGGGTGTGCTGGCGATTATTTGTGCAATTACTTATACTGTTGGTAGAAAACCTTATGGATATATGGGGTTAGGCGATATTTCTGTATTGGTTTTCTTTGGCTTTTTAGCCGTATCTGGAACATTCTATTTACAGGTTCATTCTTTATCAATGATTATTTTTCTTCCTGCCTTTAGCTGTGGATTACTTTCAGTTGCAGTACTCAATATCAATAATCTAAGGGATATTCATCAAGATAAAGTGGCAGGGAAAAATACGATTATTGTACGTTTAGGATCAAAAAAAGGCTGTATTTATCATATCTTATTATTAACACTAGCGGTCACTTGTTACTTAATTTTTGCAATTTTAACGCAACAATCTTGGCAAGGTTTTCTTTTCCTTATCACCACACCGTTATTGGTTAAGCACGCTTTAACCGTTTATCGTCATCAAGATCCTTGCGAACTTCGTCCTTTATTGGGGCAAATGGCAGGCTTAGCTTTAATCACTAACTTTATTTTTAGCTTAGGAATAATGTTATAGCGTAAAGAATCAGATTGATGTTAATTCTGTCATTGACCAACGTGGTTTTACATTAATGCTTAAATCACTTTGCTCACCATTTTTAAGGCGTAAAAAACCAGCGTAAGCAATCATCGCACCATTATCTGTACAAAATTCAGGGCGAGGGTAAAAAACGTTGCCTTGTTGCTTTTTCATCAATTCTGCAAGGTTGTGACGAAGTTGTTTATTGGCACTAACTCCACCAGCGACCACTAAACGTTTATAACCTGTTTGTTTCAATGCTCGGCGACATTTAATCATCAAGGTATCTACAACGGCATCTTGGAAGGCATAAGCGATATCACAACGAGTTTGTTCGTTTAATGTACCTTGTTCAGCAATCTGTTTATGAATAGTATTAGCGGTTGCTGTTTTTAGACCAGAAAAACTAAAATCTAATCCAGGTCTATCTGTCATAGGGCGAGGAAATTTAAAACGTTCTGCTGTACCTTGCTCTGCCAATTTTGAGAGTGCAACACCTGCTGGATAGTCTAATCCAAGCAATTTCCCTGTTTTATCAAAGGCCTCACCTGCAGCATCATCAATAGATTCACCAAGCAGTTCGTAATTTCCCACATTTTCAACTTTAATTAATTGAGTATGTCCCCCTGAAACTAACAATGCAATAAAAGGAAACTCAGGAGGATTTTCTTCGAGCATTGGAGCGAGTAGATGTCCTTCCATATGATGTACGCCAAGTGCAGGTATATTCCACGCATAAGCCAATGAACGAGCGATGGTTGAACCCACTAATAATGCACCGACCAAACCTGGTCCAGCCGTATAAGCAATACCATCAATTTGATCAGCCGTTAAATTGGCTTCATCAAGAGCGGCTTGAATTAAAGGTAATGTTTTACGAATATGATCCCGTGAGGCAAGTTCCGGTACAACGCCACCATAATCAGCGTGCATTTCAATTTGACTATAAAGTTGATTGGCAATCAACCCTTGTTGTTCATCATAAATGGCGATGCCGGTTTCATCACACGAGGTTTCAATTCCTAAAATTCTCATTGTCAGTTTGTTATTCCTAAAAAATAAAGCCCTCTTTCATTAATGAAAGAGGGGGAGTGTAAATAAAAATTTGTAAAAAAGTTTAAAAATGTGACCGCTTAAAAACTTTCTCTATATGCTGGTTTTTTTGGCGTTTTAAATTTTTGTTTTTCAGTAGATTTAATTAGGTCTGCTGTTTTTTGTGCGGAGTCTTTAATTCCCATTTTCTCAAATGCATTTTTTAAATAAGGAAGTGCATCAATGGTTGCTTTACTATCAGGGAAATAACGAAGCATTTCTTCAATACGATTTACAATAGCAACATAAGCTTCACGTTTTTGGTAGTATTTAACAATTTCGAGCTCGTGTTCTGCAAGACGATTTTTTAAATAGACCATCCACTGTTTTGCTTCAGCAGCATATTTACTATTAGGGAAATTATTCGCAATAACTTGGAAATTTCCATAGGCATCACGTGTAGATTTAATGGCTCGAGAAGAACGATTAACTTTAAAGAAATCTTGAATAAAATTATCGCCTAAACGCACATTCGATAATCCTACAAGGTAATAAACATAATCCATTTTTGTACTATTTGGATTGTTGCGAGCAAAACGCTCTGCAGCTTCAATGACTTTGTAATATTCTTTAGTTTGATAATAAGAGTACATTAAATCTAATTGTGTTTGTGCTCGATGAGTATTATATTTAAAATTACCATCAATGGCTTCTAAATACCGAATAGCAGAACTGTAATTTTCGTCTTTTAAATAAGTTTGTGCTTTGTTATAAAGAGTTTGATAAGGAAGAGTTTCAAAGTCTTTTTTTGAACTTGAACAGCCTGTTAGCAATACTCCTGCTAAAATAATGAAAGACAATGATTTTAATTGTTGCATAATAAATTTACCTAAAGTTAATGTATAATTTTGTTAGACTTGCTATTATTCGCTAAGTTCATTTGTTCTATTTTATAGAACATCACTTAATAATACAATAAATTGGAATTTAAATGGCTCAAGAAATTACATTAAAAACTGAAATCTCATTAGATTTAATCGGTTCTCGCTTAGATCAAGCATTAGCACAAAGTTTTCCCGATTATTCTCGTACTCGTTTGAAGGCGTGGATTGATAATGATCGTGTAAAAGTGAATGGTAAAATTGTAAATAAAGCACGTGAAAAAGTTTTTGGTGGAGAAGAGATTGAAATTCTTGCTGAAATGGAAGATGAAGTTCGTTTTGAAGCACAAAATATTGCACTTGATATTGTTTATGAAGATGAAGATATTTTGGTGATTAATAAACCTAAAGGTCTTGTCGTTCATCCTGGTGCTGGCAATCCAGACGGTACGGTGTTAAATGCACTGTTACATCATCACCCTGCGATTATTGAAGTCCCTCGTGCAGGTATTGTACATCGTTTAGATAAGGATACCACAGGCTTAATGGTGGTTGCAAAAACCATTCCCACACAAACTCATTTAGTCGCAGCATTACAAAAACGCCGTATTACGCGTGAATATGAAGCTATCGCCAGTGGTGTGATGACACAAGGTGGAAAAGTTGATGAACCAATGGCTCGTCACCCAACCAAACGTATTGCAATGGCGGTACACCCAATGGGAAAACCTGCGGTTACTCACTATCGTATTATGCAAAAGTTCCGTAATCATACACGTTTACGTTTACGCTTAGAAACGGGGAGAACCCATCAAATTCGTGTGCATATGGCACATATTGCTCATCCATTGTTAGGCGATCAAGTTTATGGCGGACGTCCACGCCCACCAAAAGGTGCGAGTGAAGAATTTTTAACTATATTACGTAATTTCCAACGTCAAGCACTGCACGCAGCAATGCTTCGCTTAGAGCATCCAATAACGAAAGAAATAATGGAGTGGCACGCACCATTGCCTGATGATTTTGTAGAATTACTAGAGGCTCTGAAAACGGATTATGAGTTGTATAAAGAAGAGTTAGATTATTAGCGATTATCTAGATGTGCTTTAATCAACTGAATAAACGCCTCACCAAAACGTTCTAATTTACGTTCCCCGACTCCATTTATGGCTAACATTTCATTAGGGGTTTGAGGTGTGAATTCTGCCATCTCTTGTAAGGTGGCATCGTTAAACACAATATAAGGCGGAATATTTTCCCTATCGGCAATCTGTTTACGTAAAAAGCGTAAACGGGCAAACAGATCTTTATCATAACGACGATTAGTTGCTTTGGTTGATAGTATCGTACTACTTGAAATACCTAAGCGAGGCATTGCAAGAGCAAGTGGTTCTTCGCCTCGTAAAAATGGACGTGCATTTTTGGTTAATTGTAGTGAAGAATGCTCCATTATATTTTGTTTAATCAGCCCTAAATGAATAAGCTGGCGAATAACACTGATCCAATATTCTTGATTTTTTTCTTTACCAATGCCAAATACGGAAAGTTGATCGTGGTGATGATCTTTAATTTTCTGGTTATTTAAGCCTCGTAGCACGCCCACAATATGATGTAATCCAAATACTTGACCTGTTCGATAAATTGCAGACATCACTTTTTGAGCATCGACTAAGCCATCGTATTTTTTAGGTGGATCTAAACAAATATCACAGTTTTTACAAGGTTCTTGACGTAATTCGCCAAAATAGTTGAGTAATACTAAGCGGCGACAAGTTTGTGATTCTGCAAAATCTTTAATGGTATTCAGTTTATGCTGTTCGATCTTACGTTGTTCATTTTCAGGTTTTTCCAATAAGACTTTTTGTAGCCAACCATAATCCGCAGGATCGTAAAATAGCATTGCCTCTGCGGGTAAGTCATCACGTCCTGCACGCCCTGTTTCTTGATAGTAAGATTCTATACTACGAGGTAAATCAAAATGTACCACAAAACGCACATTAGATTTATTAATTCCCATTCCAAAAGCTACCGTTGCAACGACCACTTGAATATCATCTCGCTGAAAGGCATTTTGTACGGTAGATCGCTCAAGCACTGACATTCCCGCGTGATAGCCCATTACCTTGATACCACGAGAGGCTAGTTTTTCCGTAATACTCTCTACTTTTTTACGACTACCACAATAAACAATGCCACTTTTTCCTTGCTGCTTGTCTAAAAACTTAGCTAACTGATTAAGTGGCTTAAATTTTTCTTGAATAGTGTAACGAATATTAGGGCGATCAAAACTACCCAAGTAAGTATGAGGATCGTTAAGCTGTAAATGGGTAATAATATCGGCACGAGTGGCTGGATCCGCTGTTGCGGTAAGTGCCATAAGCGGTATGTTTGGGAAAGTTTTTCGCAAACCGCCAAGCAAGGTATATTCAGGACGAAAATCGTGTCCCCATTGTGAAATACAATGGGCTTCATCAACCGCAATTAAATTAATTTTACAATGAGAGATAAAGTGATAAAAATTATTGGTCATCACTTTTTCTGGAGAAATATAAAGTAATTTTAGTCTTCCAGATATTGCTTTTTGTTCAATTTGTTGTTGTTCTTCAAAGCCTTGAGTTGAGTTAAGATAAGCGGCTTCAATACCGTCTGTTAAAAGTTGATCGACCTGATCCTTCATCAATGAAATTAAAGGTGAGATCACTAAGGTGATTCCCTCTAAGCATAATGCAGGCACTTGATAGCAAAGGGACTTCCCTCCACCTGTGGTAATAATAACCAAACAATCTTTATTAGATAATACTGCCTCAATAACTTCTTGTTGCCCAGTTCTAAAAGATTGGTAGCCAAAAACATTATGTAAAATATTTTTGGCTTTGACCATTAAAGGATTAGTCATTATTGAAAAGAAACGATTTCACCGTGTTTTTTCACAGCTTGTTCAAGGTGAGTCCAAAAAGAATGACCTTCACGATCAATCCATTGTCCATTTTGATATTTAAAGTGGAAACCACCCAATTTACTCGCTAGCCATAGCTCTAACATCGCTTCTTGTTTGTTAATGACTATTTGTGAATTATCA comes from the Pasteurella atlantica genome and includes:
- the recQ gene encoding ATP-dependent DNA helicase RecQ: MTNPLMVKAKNILHNVFGYQSFRTGQQEVIEAVLSNKDCLVIITTGGGKSLCYQVPALCLEGITLVISPLISLMKDQVDQLLTDGIEAAYLNSTQGFEEQQQIEQKAISGRLKLLYISPEKVMTNNFYHFISHCKINLIAVDEAHCISQWGHDFRPEYTLLGGLRKTFPNIPLMALTATADPATRADIITHLQLNDPHTYLGSFDRPNIRYTIQEKFKPLNQLAKFLDKQQGKSGIVYCGSRKKVESITEKLASRGIKVMGYHAGMSVLERSTVQNAFQRDDIQVVVATVAFGMGINKSNVRFVVHFDLPRSIESYYQETGRAGRDDLPAEAMLFYDPADYGWLQKVLLEKPENEQRKIEQHKLNTIKDFAESQTCRRLVLLNYFGELRQEPCKNCDICLDPPKKYDGLVDAQKVMSAIYRTGQVFGLHHIVGVLRGLNNQKIKDHHHDQLSVFGIGKEKNQEYWISVIRQLIHLGLIKQNIMEHSSLQLTKNARPFLRGEEPLALAMPRLGISSSTILSTKATNRRYDKDLFARLRFLRKQIADRENIPPYIVFNDATLQEMAEFTPQTPNEMLAINGVGERKLERFGEAFIQLIKAHLDNR
- the cyaY gene encoding iron donor protein CyaY → MNTQEFHQIVEQTWLTIEEQLEEQDCDVDCEMHGSVMEIIFADNSQIVINKQEAMLELWLASKLGGFHFKYQNGQWIDREGHSFWTHLEQAVKKHGEIVSFQ